From the Desulfomonilaceae bacterium genome, one window contains:
- a CDS encoding 4Fe-4S dicluster domain-containing protein, whose protein sequence is MDETRRTFLKVAGLSVLGFGAKPVAEAVAGNAEPKFERDPKALNGKRWAMVVDQKKCLNAKEGCKDCVQACNDAHNIPDFGNPKDEVKWIWQTSYEHAFPGQENPYIEGFVKDSLKGLPFMVLCNHCDNPPCVRVCPVQATFRRPDGIVQMDYHRCIGCRFCMAACPYGARNLNWRDPRPFIKKENPEFPTRSRGVVEKCNFCSERLAVGKIPACVEACKEKALVFGDLEDSKSEVRELLRAHPSIQRKPHLGTRPQVYYIL, encoded by the coding sequence ATGGACGAGACAAGAAGAACATTCTTGAAGGTCGCCGGTCTGTCAGTGCTGGGTTTTGGCGCCAAGCCGGTGGCTGAGGCTGTAGCGGGAAACGCAGAGCCAAAATTTGAAAGAGACCCAAAGGCCCTTAATGGGAAGAGATGGGCCATGGTTGTGGACCAAAAGAAATGCCTTAACGCCAAGGAGGGCTGCAAGGATTGTGTGCAGGCGTGTAACGATGCTCATAACATTCCGGATTTTGGTAACCCTAAAGATGAGGTTAAGTGGATCTGGCAAACTTCCTATGAACATGCCTTTCCGGGACAGGAAAATCCTTACATCGAGGGTTTTGTGAAGGACAGTCTTAAAGGTTTGCCGTTTATGGTCCTTTGCAACCATTGCGATAATCCACCATGCGTTAGGGTTTGTCCGGTCCAAGCCACTTTCCGCCGTCCAGACGGAATCGTGCAGATGGATTATCATCGTTGCATCGGTTGTCGTTTTTGTATGGCGGCTTGTCCATACGGCGCAAGAAACCTTAACTGGCGGGATCCAAGGCCTTTCATAAAAAAGGAAAATCCGGAATTTCCGACACGAAGCAGAGGCGTCGTGGAGAAATGTAATTTCTGCTCGGAGCGTTTGGCTGTCGGTAAAATCCCGGCTTGCGTTGAAGCCTGTAAGGAAAAAGCGCTTGTTTTTGGCGATTTGGAGGATTCTAAGTCGGAAGTTCGAGAACTGTTGCGAGCTCATCCGTCAATTCAACGTAAACCCCATTTAGGCACACGTCCGCAGGTTTATTATATTTTGTGA
- the dsrJ gene encoding sulfate reduction electron transfer complex DsrMKJOP subunit DsrJ → MYNAGKILIGIVIFLALITSPFWYNFGKASTPPKLEVGTKEKQCVESKAFMQANHMELLNQWRDEVVRNDKRIYVNSSGKEFNMSLQNTCSKCHSSKTKFCDRCHNYLNVAPNCWDCHIAPKEQEQQAGRSVN, encoded by the coding sequence ATGTATAACGCTGGAAAAATCTTAATCGGAATCGTTATATTTCTCGCCCTGATTACATCGCCTTTCTGGTACAATTTCGGCAAGGCCTCTACCCCACCAAAACTGGAGGTTGGCACGAAGGAGAAGCAATGTGTGGAATCAAAGGCTTTCATGCAGGCCAACCACATGGAGCTTTTGAACCAGTGGAGAGATGAGGTGGTGAGAAATGATAAGCGAATATATGTGAATTCCTCTGGTAAGGAATTCAACATGAGTCTCCAGAACACCTGCTCCAAGTGTCATTCAAGCAAGACCAAGTTTTGTGACCGTTGCCACAACTACTTGAATGTGGCTCCGAATTGTTGGGATTGTCACATAGCGCCGAAAGAACAGGAGCAGCAGGCCGGAAGGAGCGTTAACTAA
- a CDS encoding (Fe-S)-binding protein, translating into MELHDLPKPQDLMNIDLNKPPEKGWMDTPTVFRDGTYSYPAAGKNLKILGMANPRQWSPADEDWKLPENWHEIIMKGFKERLEKYRSFRLFMDICVRCGACADKCHFFIGSGDPKNMPVLRAELIRSVYRNDFTLLGKMLGRLGGARKLTVDVLKEWFYYFFQCTECRRCSVFCPYGIDTAEVTMIGRELLNLVGLNINWVIEPVANCYRTGNHLGIPPHGLVDMWQFMTDDIEDITGVKIDLPINKKGAEILFVTPSGDYFADPGTYTCMGYMMLFHELGLDYTWSTYASEGGNFGLFTSHEMIKRLNAKIYAEAKRLGVKWIIGGECGHMWRVMHQYMETMNGPADFLEEPVSPITGTKFENAKQTKMVHITEFSSDLIKNGKLKLDPSRNDKFIATYHDSCNPARAAGLLEEPRYVIRNVMNNFHEMPENTIREQTFCCGGGAGLGNDENIDMRMRGAFPRASALRHVRDKYDVNHLLCMCAIDRATLTAMTHYWAPDVSVGGIHELLANALVMKGENERTLDLRGEPFGDEEEDE; encoded by the coding sequence ATGGAGCTACACGATTTACCCAAACCTCAGGACTTGATGAATATAGACCTGAACAAACCACCCGAAAAAGGTTGGATGGATACCCCCACTGTGTTCAGGGACGGCACATACAGTTACCCCGCTGCAGGGAAAAATCTTAAAATACTGGGAATGGCCAACCCGCGTCAGTGGTCTCCCGCTGATGAAGATTGGAAGTTGCCGGAAAACTGGCATGAGATAATAATGAAGGGATTCAAGGAACGGTTAGAGAAATACCGATCGTTCAGACTCTTCATGGACATCTGTGTTCGGTGCGGAGCATGCGCTGACAAGTGCCATTTTTTTATCGGATCGGGTGACCCAAAGAACATGCCGGTCCTTCGAGCCGAACTTATCCGGAGCGTGTATCGTAATGATTTCACATTACTCGGAAAGATGCTTGGTCGTCTTGGAGGCGCCAGGAAGCTCACTGTCGATGTTTTAAAAGAGTGGTTCTATTACTTTTTCCAGTGCACCGAATGCAGGCGATGCTCAGTTTTTTGCCCTTATGGCATCGATACGGCGGAAGTTACAATGATCGGCAGGGAATTGCTCAATCTTGTCGGTTTGAACATTAACTGGGTAATAGAGCCTGTAGCGAACTGCTATCGCACGGGGAATCACTTGGGCATACCACCCCACGGGCTAGTGGACATGTGGCAGTTCATGACGGATGACATCGAGGACATTACAGGAGTTAAAATAGACCTGCCCATTAATAAAAAGGGAGCCGAGATACTTTTCGTAACCCCTTCAGGCGACTACTTCGCAGATCCTGGGACTTACACGTGTATGGGATACATGATGCTGTTCCATGAGCTTGGACTTGATTACACGTGGAGCACTTATGCGTCCGAAGGTGGAAATTTTGGCCTGTTTACTTCACACGAGATGATCAAACGCCTTAACGCAAAGATCTACGCAGAAGCCAAGAGACTTGGGGTCAAATGGATTATCGGTGGTGAATGCGGGCACATGTGGCGAGTTATGCACCAGTACATGGAGACCATGAACGGGCCCGCTGATTTCCTCGAAGAACCCGTTTCACCCATCACAGGAACCAAATTCGAAAACGCCAAGCAGACCAAAATGGTCCACATAACAGAGTTTAGTTCGGACCTGATTAAGAATGGCAAGCTAAAGCTCGACCCAAGTCGTAACGATAAATTCATAGCGACATATCATGATTCATGCAACCCGGCTCGTGCGGCCGGACTCCTTGAAGAGCCTAGATACGTCATTCGGAATGTAATGAACAATTTCCATGAAATGCCCGAAAACACCATCAGGGAGCAGACCTTCTGCTGTGGTGGCGGCGCAGGCCTGGGAAACGACGAGAACATTGACATGCGTATGCGAGGGGCCTTCCCTCGGGCCAGCGCCTTACGGCACGTTAGAGACAAGTATGATGTAAACCACCTTTTGTGCATGTGCGCAATTGATCGCGCTACTCTGACCGCCATGACTCATTACTGGGCGCCGGATGTGTCGGTTGGTGGAATTCATGAACTTCTGGCCAACGCATTGGTTATGAAGGGTGAGAACGAGCGAACTCTCGATTTGCGAGGCGAACCCTTTGGGGACGAAGAGGAGGACGAGTAG
- the dsrM gene encoding sulfate reduction electron transfer complex DsrMKJOP subunit DsrM, translating into MNALFSLVSALIAVAALVVISWFGVGAIGLDSLFGVIIPYIALAIFVIGVVYRIVDWARIPVPFRIPTTCGQGKSLPWIKADNLDCPYNTWGVIGRMFLEVFLFRSLFRNTKAELRQGPKVTYASAKWLWLFGILFHYSFLIILLRHFRFFMEPIPSFVEAITSVDGFFQIMVPTVFISDLLFLGAVTMLFLRRVTLPQVRYISLPADYFALFLILGIGVSGVLMRNVYKVDLLGVKTLALGLFTLHPVAQPGIHPIFYVHLFLVSVLIAYFPFSKLMHAGGVFLSPTRNLANVNRSERYVNPWNYPVKVHTYEEYEDDFREKMKEVGIPVDKE; encoded by the coding sequence ATGAACGCATTGTTTTCTTTGGTTTCGGCCCTGATAGCGGTAGCGGCGCTGGTGGTGATCTCTTGGTTCGGAGTAGGGGCCATAGGCCTTGACTCATTGTTTGGAGTTATCATCCCTTACATAGCGTTGGCCATATTTGTTATCGGGGTTGTTTACCGAATTGTGGATTGGGCTCGAATCCCAGTCCCATTTCGTATTCCAACAACATGTGGACAAGGCAAGTCCTTGCCCTGGATAAAAGCCGATAATCTGGATTGTCCCTACAACACGTGGGGCGTTATCGGCAGGATGTTTCTTGAAGTCTTTTTGTTCAGGTCTCTTTTCAGGAACACTAAGGCAGAGTTGAGACAAGGGCCGAAGGTCACTTACGCTTCCGCCAAGTGGTTGTGGCTGTTCGGAATCCTCTTTCACTATTCGTTCCTCATAATTTTGCTCCGTCATTTCAGATTCTTCATGGAGCCGATTCCCTCATTTGTTGAGGCTATAACGTCAGTAGACGGCTTTTTTCAGATCATGGTCCCTACAGTGTTTATCAGTGATCTCCTTTTCTTGGGGGCTGTCACAATGCTGTTCTTAAGAAGGGTCACGCTGCCTCAAGTTCGTTACATCTCATTGCCGGCAGATTATTTTGCGTTGTTTCTGATACTTGGTATTGGAGTCTCCGGGGTATTGATGAGGAATGTCTATAAAGTCGACCTGCTGGGCGTCAAGACACTGGCATTGGGCCTTTTCACACTGCACCCGGTTGCGCAACCGGGGATTCACCCAATTTTTTATGTTCATCTATTTCTCGTAAGCGTTCTAATCGCTTATTTTCCATTCTCGAAATTGATGCACGCTGGGGGAGTTTTCCTGAGCCCCACGCGAAACCTCGCGAATGTTAACCGAAGTGAACGCTACGTGAATCCGTGGAATTATCCAGTTAAGGTCCATACTTATGAAGAATACGAGGATGATTTCAGGGAAAAGATGAAAGAAGTCGGCATCCCGGTGGATAAGGAGTAA
- a CDS encoding RsbRD N-terminal domain-containing protein, with protein MPVSGRAQGLMLRDILSENKKDIVKRWADLTIDTYPPEAGSFMKNQKNQFANPVGAAIADGSETLFDWVIGSNSDYPPELVRRLDDIVRIRAVQQFSASDAVGFLFLLRKIIKEKIPQKMIRDTNLFDELVIIYSRIDSLALTAFDIYMKCREKLFEIRAMEIRNRSSRILERACMKYGAPHDW; from the coding sequence ATGCCTGTATCAGGGAGAGCGCAAGGACTGATGTTAAGAGACATTCTTTCAGAAAACAAAAAAGACATAGTTAAACGATGGGCTGATCTTACAATTGATACGTACCCGCCTGAAGCCGGTTCGTTCATGAAAAATCAAAAGAACCAGTTCGCTAACCCCGTGGGGGCGGCTATAGCTGACGGCTCAGAAACCCTTTTTGACTGGGTAATTGGGTCAAATTCAGATTATCCCCCGGAGTTGGTCCGACGTTTGGACGACATCGTTAGGATTCGCGCTGTTCAGCAGTTCTCGGCGTCCGATGCGGTAGGTTTTCTATTTCTTCTCAGAAAAATCATCAAAGAAAAGATTCCGCAAAAGATGATAAGAGACACAAACCTTTTTGATGAACTTGTAATTATATATTCGAGGATAGATTCTCTGGCCTTGACAGCTTTTGACATTTACATGAAATGCCGTGAGAAACTTTTTGAAATACGGGCCATGGAAATCAGGAATCGGTCATCCCGAATCCTGGAAAGAGCGTGTATGAAATACGGGGCGCCTCACGATTGGTAG
- a CDS encoding VOC family protein: MIKFNGINHLAMVTSDMDKTIRYWRDLLGFRLVAGLGAPGYRHYFFEISPTDLIAFFEWDGAEPGIEKDHGAPVKGPIMFDHVSFGVENIEDLWELRDKLSAADFWVSEMVDHGFIYSIYSFDPNNIPVEFSFSIRGNEIRQHPTMVDKKPSAITLEGAEAQTGKWPDPTQSSDDDRRIYPGAGSELYHGIKKNS, translated from the coding sequence ATGATAAAGTTCAATGGAATAAATCACCTAGCCATGGTCACATCAGACATGGATAAAACAATCCGTTACTGGAGAGATCTTCTTGGATTCCGGCTGGTCGCCGGCCTGGGCGCGCCCGGTTACAGGCACTATTTTTTTGAAATATCGCCTACCGACCTTATCGCGTTTTTCGAGTGGGACGGGGCCGAACCAGGCATAGAAAAAGATCATGGCGCCCCTGTAAAGGGACCTATCATGTTTGATCATGTCTCTTTCGGAGTTGAAAACATAGAGGATTTGTGGGAGCTGCGCGACAAATTATCGGCAGCGGACTTTTGGGTTTCCGAAATGGTTGATCACGGCTTTATTTACTCAATCTATTCTTTTGACCCTAACAATATACCGGTTGAGTTCAGTTTTTCCATCAGGGGAAATGAAATACGACAACACCCCACAATGGTCGACAAAAAACCATCTGCGATTACTTTGGAAGGAGCGGAGGCGCAGACTGGCAAATGGCCGGATCCTACCCAGTCCAGTGACGATGATAGAAGAATTTATCCAGGAGCCGGGTCGGAGCTGTATCACGGTATCAAGAAAAATTCCTAA
- a CDS encoding DUF362 domain-containing protein: MKSLVSVRKAPDYELEGLKRIINASVDDVGGFESIVSRSDKVLLKPNLLMSADPEKAVVTHPVFAQAVASLAIDYGAKVFIGDSPPLGNLGRVLGKSGYTDFMATLNVEPCPFVRKRSIECSDGRLFRRLDLAAEVFEFDRIINLPKLKTHTQMGLTLAVKNLFGTVLGTDKASWHLRAGKNTDDFATVLVQILEQIRPAVSIVDGILGMEGNGPNSGKPRFVGIVAAGKDAVALDAVIAFLVGFPINALRTCIVGQEMGLGVADLAKVEIIGADLSSFPLNDFKRPKAMSMAWNLSYWNPVRRFLENHIITKPSINPLICKNCGVCVSHCPPSAISVRNGTAKIDRRICISCFCCHELCGNNAVDILEPYLGRLLSRISR, translated from the coding sequence ATGAAATCGTTGGTGAGTGTCAGAAAGGCGCCTGATTACGAACTCGAGGGGCTGAAAAGAATTATTAATGCGAGTGTCGATGATGTGGGAGGCTTTGAATCAATTGTTTCCCGGTCCGACAAGGTTCTGCTCAAGCCCAATCTTCTCATGTCAGCCGATCCCGAGAAAGCCGTAGTTACGCATCCGGTTTTTGCGCAAGCAGTGGCGTCACTCGCTATAGATTACGGAGCAAAGGTTTTCATAGGGGACAGTCCACCACTAGGAAATCTTGGGCGCGTTTTGGGAAAATCCGGTTACACGGATTTCATGGCTACTCTCAACGTTGAACCTTGCCCTTTCGTGCGGAAACGCAGTATCGAGTGTTCAGATGGGCGGCTGTTTCGACGCCTTGATCTAGCTGCGGAAGTTTTCGAATTTGACCGTATCATAAATCTGCCGAAGCTCAAGACCCACACACAGATGGGGTTGACTCTGGCTGTGAAGAATCTTTTCGGGACTGTCCTGGGAACCGACAAGGCTTCGTGGCACCTGAGAGCTGGAAAGAACACCGATGATTTTGCCACCGTCCTCGTGCAGATCCTTGAACAGATACGGCCGGCCGTTTCCATAGTCGATGGGATCCTGGGCATGGAAGGAAACGGCCCCAATAGTGGGAAACCCAGATTTGTTGGCATAGTGGCGGCCGGCAAGGACGCTGTGGCCCTGGACGCGGTCATCGCTTTTCTCGTCGGTTTCCCCATCAACGCGTTACGAACATGCATAGTCGGTCAGGAAATGGGACTGGGCGTGGCTGACCTGGCAAAGGTCGAAATTATAGGCGCCGATCTCAGTTCATTTCCCTTGAATGATTTTAAACGTCCAAAGGCAATGTCAATGGCCTGGAATCTGTCATATTGGAATCCAGTCAGAAGATTTCTCGAGAACCATATTATTACTAAACCTTCGATAAATCCGTTGATATGCAAGAATTGCGGTGTTTGCGTAAGTCATTGTCCCCCGAGCGCAATCTCTGTCAGAAACGGAACCGCCAAAATAGACCGACGAATATGTATCTCCTGTTTTTGCTGTCACGAACTTTGTGGGAACAACGCAGTAGACATTCTGGAACCCTATCTGGGAAGACTTCTCTCCCGAATCAGCCGTTAG
- the panC gene encoding pantoate--beta-alanine ligase translates to MKTITSVRQMNEWAREQTLDRKNIGFVPTMGYLHDGHLSLVTKARSENDLVAVSIFVNPTQFGKNEDFSAYPRDAAGDTSKLENGGVDVLFMPEVSDLYGESYETYVELEKTSLPLCGKSRPGHFRGVATVVLKLLNIALPTRAYFGSKDYQQLQVIKKMVRDLNVNTSIVGCPTFREADGLAMSSRNSYLSLSQRRQAVCLFAALMIANRLFSAREPDPRAYIEAMKERILAEPDADPDYISLTDPKTLGDLTRVVDTALAVLAVRIGKTRLIDNMLLHE, encoded by the coding sequence ATGAAAACAATTACTTCTGTTCGTCAAATGAATGAATGGGCAAGAGAACAGACTCTTGATCGTAAGAACATCGGCTTTGTTCCAACCATGGGGTATTTGCACGACGGACATTTGAGTCTAGTCACTAAGGCGCGTTCAGAAAATGACCTGGTCGCTGTAAGTATCTTTGTGAATCCGACGCAGTTTGGCAAAAACGAGGACTTCAGCGCTTATCCTCGCGATGCGGCAGGAGACACCTCAAAACTTGAAAATGGAGGCGTCGACGTATTGTTCATGCCCGAGGTTTCAGACCTCTATGGAGAGAGTTATGAAACTTACGTCGAATTGGAAAAAACGTCTCTTCCATTGTGCGGCAAGTCTCGTCCTGGCCATTTCAGGGGCGTAGCGACTGTTGTCCTTAAACTACTCAATATAGCGCTTCCTACTAGGGCTTATTTTGGCAGTAAAGATTACCAGCAACTTCAAGTCATCAAGAAGATGGTTCGCGATCTGAATGTCAACACAAGCATAGTAGGCTGCCCAACTTTTCGGGAAGCGGACGGACTTGCGATGAGTTCCAGAAACTCTTATTTGTCCTTGTCTCAGAGAAGACAGGCAGTTTGCCTTTTTGCGGCTTTGATGATCGCCAATAGATTGTTCAGCGCCCGTGAACCTGATCCCAGAGCATACATCGAAGCGATGAAGGAAAGAATTTTAGCCGAACCGGACGCTGATCCGGATTACATAAGCCTGACTGATCCTAAAACGCTTGGGGATTTGACCCGAGTAGTAGATACGGCCCTGGCAGTGCTGGCGGTGAGAATCGGTAAGACCAGATTGATAGACAACATGTTACTCCACGAATGA
- the panD gene encoding aspartate 1-decarboxylase — protein MQRTMLKSKIHRATVTGACVDYEGSVTIDSRLLEASDIIEYEQVHIYNVSNGERFATYVIRGEPDSGVICLNGAAARKVSVRDLVIICSYVSLDDTECGNHKARNVFVDKDNRINRMH, from the coding sequence ATGCAAAGAACCATGCTCAAATCGAAGATACACAGAGCTACTGTCACTGGCGCATGTGTTGATTATGAAGGTAGTGTAACCATAGATTCCAGACTCCTCGAGGCGTCGGACATCATTGAATATGAACAGGTCCATATTTACAACGTATCGAATGGAGAGCGCTTCGCTACATATGTTATCAGAGGAGAACCGGATTCTGGAGTTATCTGCCTAAATGGGGCCGCTGCGCGCAAGGTCTCGGTGCGGGATTTAGTAATAATCTGCTCATATGTGAGTCTGGACGATACTGAATGTGGCAATCACAAAGCCAGGAATGTATTTGTGGATAAAGACAACAGGATCAATAGAATGCACTGA
- the purB gene encoding adenylosuccinate lyase — protein MISRYSRKQMQDIWKPENRFQKWLDIELAVCEAWAKRGLIPAACMTRIREKASFNVDRIDEIEKTTRHDVIAFTTSVAEFVGEDSRFIHRGLTSYDVVDTALSLLMKQAGILIRNDIVDLMEALKKRAFETKKTLIVGRSHGIHAEPSTFGLKLAIFYSEMDRNLKRWDAALQTISVGKISGAVGTYAHLSPEMEEEILAGLGLAAAPVSNQIIQRDRHAEYFVALALIASSIEKLAMEIRHLQRSEVSEVEEFFHPGQKGSSAMPHKRNPVLTENLCGLARLVRGYALSAMENIPLWHERDISHSSVERIICPDATILVDFMLNRMTSVIKNMRVFEDRMIRNLDSSRGLIFSESILIKLVDKGLTRERAYLLTQRNAMRAWEKGLNFKDVLLEDAELLKILTKDEIVSAFDINHSLRWVDETFNRVFNS, from the coding sequence TTGATCAGTAGATATTCACGTAAACAAATGCAGGACATCTGGAAACCGGAGAATCGTTTTCAGAAGTGGTTGGACATTGAACTTGCAGTATGCGAAGCATGGGCTAAACGGGGATTGATCCCTGCAGCATGCATGACCCGTATACGCGAAAAGGCCTCCTTCAATGTTGACAGAATAGATGAAATAGAAAAGACCACTCGCCACGATGTCATAGCCTTTACGACATCAGTAGCGGAATTTGTCGGCGAGGATTCCAGGTTTATCCACAGGGGGTTGACTTCCTATGATGTTGTGGACACCGCTCTGTCTTTGCTGATGAAACAGGCCGGAATACTGATAAGAAATGACATAGTTGATCTCATGGAGGCGCTCAAGAAGCGAGCTTTTGAAACCAAGAAGACGCTGATAGTGGGAAGGTCACATGGAATCCATGCTGAACCGAGTACTTTCGGACTGAAGTTAGCGATATTTTATTCGGAAATGGACCGAAACCTCAAACGTTGGGACGCCGCTCTGCAAACAATCTCAGTAGGCAAGATTTCAGGGGCGGTAGGAACCTACGCGCATCTTTCTCCGGAAATGGAAGAAGAAATTCTAGCCGGCCTCGGATTAGCGGCAGCTCCCGTGTCTAACCAGATTATTCAACGGGATCGACACGCGGAATATTTCGTAGCGCTCGCGTTGATTGCATCAAGTATAGAAAAACTTGCGATGGAAATCCGCCACCTACAGAGATCTGAAGTGAGTGAGGTAGAGGAATTTTTCCACCCAGGACAAAAAGGATCATCAGCCATGCCTCATAAGAGGAACCCGGTGCTCACTGAAAACCTGTGTGGATTGGCTAGACTGGTTCGTGGTTATGCATTGTCGGCCATGGAGAATATCCCATTATGGCATGAACGCGATATATCACATTCGTCGGTTGAGAGAATAATCTGTCCCGACGCTACCATACTTGTGGATTTCATGCTGAACCGAATGACCTCGGTTATCAAGAACATGAGAGTCTTTGAAGATCGTATGATCCGTAACCTCGATTCAAGCAGGGGACTTATATTCTCAGAATCAATACTCATCAAACTTGTAGATAAGGGGTTGACCCGGGAACGCGCGTACCTTTTGACGCAGAGAAACGCTATGCGAGCGTGGGAGAAAGGCTTGAACTTCAAGGATGTTCTGCTTGAGGATGCAGAACTCCTGAAAATTCTAACTAAGGACGAAATCGTATCAGCTTTCGACATTAATCATTCGCTAAGATGGGTGGACGAGACATTTAATCGCGTATTTAATTCATAA